The segment GGACGGGCAGTCCGGCGAGTCCGACGACGTGTTCGCGGGCTCCATCGCGTTCAGGTGGGGGAAGCGTGGAGGGAAGGGCGCCCTGGAACCGATCGTGCACCCCGACCTGGTGGATCTGGTCGATCTCTTCGGTCTGGATCGCGAGATCGGAATCCTGGAGCGGAACACCCGCCAGTTCGTCCGGGGGATGCCCGCGAACAACGTGCTGATCTGGGGTGAGCGCGGAACCGGCAAGTCTTCGGTGGTGAAGGGCCTCCTGGCCCGGTTCGCCGGCGAGGGCCTGCGCATGATCGAAGTCCGCCGGCAGGACCTGACGGATCTGCCCGAGATCGTCGAACTCCTATGGGACCGGCCCGAGCGCTTCGTCCTGTTCTGCGACGACCTGTCCTTCATGGAGGGCGAATCCGTGTATCTCGAGCTCAAAGCGCTCCTTGAAGGCAGCCTTTCCGCCCGGCCCGACAACGTGCTCGTCTACGCCACGTCGAACCGCAGGCACCTGATGCCCGAGAAACTCGCCGACAACACGCTGCGGTTCAGTCCGGACGACGATGAAATCCATCCCCAGGAAACCGTGGAGGAGAAGATCTCGCTGAGCGACCGATTCGGCTTGTCCATCGGTTTCTACCGGATTACCCAGGACACCTATTTCCGGATCGTCCGCCATCTCGCCGATCAGCGCGGTCTCGACATGGACGCCGGATTGCTGAGACGGGAATCCCTCCGGTGGCTTCAGCGGGCCAGCGGCCGTTCCGGCCGGGTGGCGCGGCAGTTCGTGGACGACCTGGAGGGCCGGCTCAATCTGGGCGAATTACCGTAGATTCAGGGCCGGCTCAAACTGGGCGAATTACCGTAGATTCAGCACCGCCGCGATATTTTGCGAACCGTGTTTCTTTCCCGCTTGACACGTTGTTTCGCACCGCCTAATTATGTAGATTGGATTTTCTCGATAACCGCTTATTGAACCCGCGTGTAACCGGGTGCCCGGTTTGCGGCTATTTCGATTTCGCAGTCAACAGTTCGAAGGTAAACAGCAAAGGAGTGTGTCTTGCACGCATTCGATTACGCCACGCCTGAAAGCGTGGCCGATGCGGTCGTGATGCTCAGCGATCAAGGGAAAAACGCCTGTGTGCTCGCGGGCGGCACGGACCTGATCGTGCAGCTTCGGGAGAATCGCAGGCGTACCGATCTTGTGGTGGACGTCAAGAAAATCGCGGAGTTGAATGCGTTGTCCTACGACGCCGCGACCGGCCTTACGGTCGGGGCGGCCGTGCCCTGCTACCGGATCTACGGGGACGCGGAAATCGCCGCGGCCTATCCGGGACTCATGGACGCGGCCAGACTGGTGGGCGGCACGGGGATCCAGGGCAGGGCCAGCCTGGGCGGGAACCTGTGCAACGCCTCCCCGGCGGGCGATACGATTCCCCCCATGATCGTCCTTTCCGGCGAGGCGGAAATCGCCGGTCCGAACGGAACGCGGAAAGTGGCCGTGGAAGACTTCTGCACGGCGCCCGGCCGCACCGTGCTGGAAGACGGCGAGTTCCTGGTGTCGCTCCATTTTCCTGCACCGCAGCCGAATTCCGGAGCCTTCTACCGGCGCTTCATCCCCCGCAACGAGATGGACATCGCCGTGGTCGGCGTTGGCGCGTCCGTCGTGCTCAGCGCGGACAAGTCCTCATTCGTGTCGGCGCGCATTGCCGTCGGCGCCGTGGCCCCAACACCCCTTTTCGTTCGGGAGGCCGGGGACGCCCTGTCCGGAGCGCCCGTATCCGACGAAGCGATCCGCCGGGCGGCCGACATAGCCCGCGACGCAGCCCGGCCCATCAGCGACATGCGGGGCACCGCCGAATACCGCAAGCATCTGACCAGCGTATTGACGCGCCGGGTTGTGGAAGGCGCGGTTCAACGAGCCAAGGAGTAGCCGTCGATGTCGAAAAAAGTACACGTACAGACCACCATAAACGGAGAAGCGGTCGATTTCCTCTGCGAACCGCGCAACAGCCTGCTCGAAGTGCTCCGCGACGACCTGGATCTCACCGGCGCCAAGGAAGGGTGCAACAACGGCAACTGCGGTGCGTGCAACGTGATCATGGACGGCAGGCTGGTCAATTCCTGCTGCGTGCTGGGCGTCGAAGCCGACGGATGCGAAATCACGACCATCGAAGGCATCGGGTCCGCCGCCAACCTCCATCCCCTGCAGCAGAAGTTCCTTGAGCACGCGGCGCTTCAGTGCGGAATCTGCACACCCGGATTCATCGTTTCCGCCAAGGCGCTGCTGGACGAGAATCCGAACCCCAGCGAAGACGAAGTGCGCTACTGGCTGGCCGGCAACCTGTGCCGCTGCACGGGGTACGACAAGATCGTTCGCGCGGTCCTGGACGCCAGGAACGGCGCCTGATCAGCGTGTCCATGAACAGGATATGGGAACGAGACAAGAAATGATCAACTGAAATGACTTAACGGAGGGAACAGACGTGTCACAAAACGGACATAAGGTCATCGGCACACGTCCGATTCGCCACGACGGGGTGGACAAGGTCACCGGCCGGGCGATCTACGGCGCCGATATCCAGCTGACGGGACTGCTGCACGGCGCCATCAAGCGCAGCCCCCATCCCCACGCGCGGATCAAGAACATCGACACCAGCCGCGCGGAGGCCCATCCTGGAGTGCGGGCCGTCGTCACCGCCCACGACCTTCCGCAGATCGCGGACAAGCTCGCCGACCTGGGCGAGGCGATCGTCAACCTGCGGGACGCCAGCAACAACGTGCTGGCCTACGGCAAGGTCCTCTACAAGGGCCACGCCGTCGCCGGCGTGGCCGCCATCAACCTGCACGTGGCGCAGGAGGCAGTGGAGTTGATCGACGTGGAATACGAAGCGCTGCCCCACGTCACGGGCGTGCTGGAGGCCATGGAGGACGGCGCGCCGATCCTGCACGAGGACATGAAAACCACGTCCATGGGCGAAGAGACGGACAAGGTCAGCAACGTCGCCAACCACTTCCAGCACAAGATGGGCGAACCGGACGATGGTTTCGCGGAAGCCGACGTGGTGATCGAGCGGGAGTTCACGACGCAGACCGTCCACCAGGGCTACATCGAGACCCATAACGCCACGGCGCACTGGAACGAAGAGGGTCAGCTCACGATCTGGACGAGCACGCAGGGCGCTTTCTCGGTGCGGGACCAGATGGCCGAAATCCTCCAGATGCCCGTTTCGAAGGTCAAGATCGTGCCTCTGGAGATCGGCGGTGGTTTCGGCGGCAAGATCTCCGTCTACCTGGATCCGGTCGCGGCGCTGCTGTCGAAGACGACCGGTCACCCGGTCAAGATGACGATGACCCGCGACGAGGTCTTCGAGGGAACGGGACCGACGCCGGGCTCCTACCTGAAGGTCAAGATGGGCGCCACCAACGACGGCCGGCTCACGGCCGCCACGGCCTACATGGCTTACGAGGCTGGCGCTTATCCCGGTTCGCCGGTCGGCGCGGGCGCGGGCTGCATCTTCACGCCCTACGACATACCCAACGTCCAGATCGACGGGTACGACGTGTGCGTGAACAAGCCCAAGACGAACGCCTACCGTGCGCCGGGCGCCACCAACGCGGCCTATGCCGCAGAAACCGTCGTGGACGAGATCAGCGAAAAGCTCGGTGTGGACCCGCTCGAGTTCCGGGTGAAGAACGGCGCGAAGGAAGGCACCCGCCGGGCCGACGGTCCCGTGCATCCGCGCGTCGGCTGCATCGAGACCACGGAGGCCGCACTCAACAGCGAACACTACCGGTCTTCCCTCGCGAAGTCGGTGAACGGCAAGGTCCGCGGCCGGGGCGTCGCCTCGGGTTACTGGTTCAACTTCAACGGCGGCCGGTCGGCCATTTCCGTCAGCATCAATCCCGACGGCACCATCAACATGCTCGAGGGTTCCACGGACATCGGCGGCACGCGGGCCTCCATCGCCATGCAGCTGGCCGAAACCATCGGCCTCGAGGCCACCGATATCAAGCCTTACGTCGTGGATACGGACTCGATCGGTTACACCGACGTGACCGGCGGCAGCCGCACGACCTTCGGAACGGGCTACGCCGCCCACGCCACGGGACAGGCGCTCATCCGTGAGATGAAGGAAAGGGCGTCCAAGCTCTGGGACGTCCCCGCCGATGCCATCGACTTCGAGGACGGGGTCTTTTCCTACCGGGATGACGCGGAGAAGCGGGGCAGTTTCAAGGAGCTGGCCAGCCAGGCCGGAGATGCCGGCGGTCCCGTGGTCGCCCAGGTGAGCACGAATCCCGACGGCAGCGGGGGCGGTGCATTCGCCACCCACGTCGTGGACGTGGAGATCGACCGGGAAACGGGCAAGGTGGATATACTCCGGTATACCGCGGTCCAGGACGCCGGTACGGCCATTCACCCGAGCTACGTGGAAGGCCAGATGCAGGGCGGCGTGGTGCAGGGCATCGGCTGGGGACTGAACGAGGAGTACATCTACAACGACGACGGTTCCATGACCAACGCCAGTTTCCTGGACTACCGCATGCCCACGACCCTCGACCTGCCCATGATCGAGACCATCATCGTGGAAGTGCCCAACGAATCCCATCCCTACGGCGTCCGTGGCGTCGGCGAAGTACCGATCGTACCGCCGCCGGCCGCCCTCGCCAACGCCATTTACGACGCCACGGGCGTGAGGCTGCGCGACCTGCCCATGTCACCGCCCCGGGTCCAGAAGGCCCTGGCGGAGAACGGCGGGTAGGCGCGGAGTAGGGAAGCGTTAATGAAGCGTAGACGCTGAAGCGTAGACGTTGTAGCGAGAGGCAAAGGGCGGGGATGGATGCTCCCGCCCTTTTGCTTTACTTGAAGGCCTTGCCAGATCCCGGGTTGTCTGAGTGCGCAGGACATTTGGAAAAGCGCATAGCAACGAAAGCTGATCCATGGCAATCATCTACATCCCGTCCCTCATGCGCGATCTGACCGGCGGCAAGGAGATCATCCACGTCGAAGGGGCCGACATGCGCCAGATCATTGCCAACCTGGAGACGGCCTACCCGGGTTTTAAGCAGAGACTGCTGGAAGAAGGGACGCAGCGCATCAAGCCCAATATCGCGGTCATGATCGATGGCCGGAACGCCCGCCGCATCCTGCTCGACAAGGTGAACGAGAAAAGCGAGATCCACTTCCTGCCCGCGATCAGCGGAGGAGTTTAAGGGGAGTTGAGGAGGAATTACAGCTTCCGATTCAGCTTGAGCAGGTGATCGACGGTCAGGACCTTGTTGGCCGCGGAACCCCGTTGGCCGGCCGACTTCCGATTCGCCGGTTTCTTTCTCCGGTTCTTACGTGAGACCACCTTCCCGGACGCTTCCGTCTTCCCGGACGCTTCCGTCTTAGGTGTCCCGTCCGCATTCACGGATGCTTCCGCCTGCCCTTCTGTACGGGTGTGTTCCGCCGCCTTCACATTTCCGCCGTCGGTCCGCCCATCCTGCCGGCGCTTCGATGGCCGGCGTCTTCGCCGGCGCTCGGGCTTCCCGTTGCCCCGTTCCTTGCCCTCCCGCATCGACAGCGAGATCCGGTTTCGTTCATGGTCCACGCCGAGTACCCGCACCTCGACCAGTTGCCCGACCTTGACGGCTTCGCCGGCATGCTTGACGTACCGGTCCACGAGTTGACTGATGTGCACGAGCCCATCGAGGTGGACCCCGACGTCCACGAAGGCGCCGAAGTTCGTGACGTTGGTCACGACGCCGTTGAGCCGCATCCCTTCCTTGACTTCATCGATGCTGTGGACCCCTTCGGTGTACTGGACGGGCTTGAACTCCTCGCGGGGATCGCGCCCGGGGCGCGCCAGTTCTTCCAGGATATCTTCGAGGGTGGGCAGGCCTACGGTCTCATTTACGTAGGTATCGAGCTCGATGCGGCCGCGGACCGCTGAGTCGTCCATGAGCTCCTTGACGCTGCAACTTTGATCGGAAGCCATACGATCCACGATTTCGTAGCTTTCGGGATGCACGGCACTGGCGTCCAGGGGGTTCTCGCCGTTCCCGATTCTCAGGAAACCCGCCGCCTGCTCGAAGGCCCGCGGGCCGAGATTCGGCACCTGCTGCAAATCCGTCCTCGAGACGAAGGGACCCGCTTTCTCCCGGTGGGCCACGATGTGTTTCGCCAGCGCGGGTCCGATGCCGGATACGTAGGAGAGGAGTTGAGCGCTCGCCGTGTTCACTTCGACGCCGACATTGTTCACGCAACTCGTCACCACGTCGTCCAGGCTCTTCTTCAGCGATGACTGGTCGACGTCGTGCTGGTACTGCCCGACACCGATGGACTTGGGATCGATCTTGACCAGCTCGGCCAGGGGATCCATGAGCCGGCGGCCGATGGAAATCGCCCCGCGTACCGTGACGTCGAGCCGCGGGAATTCCTGCCGGGCCTCGGACGACGCCGAGTAGACCGAAGCGCCGCTTTCGTTCACGAGCACGATGGACGGATCCCCTTCAAGCTCGATCGTACGGAGGAACTGGGTGGTCTCCCGGCCGGCCGTCCCGTTGCCCACGGCGATGGCATCGAAATCGTACTGCTCGTGCAGGGACCGCACGATCCGTGCCGCCCTTTCCTTCTTCTTGTCCCCGGAATGGGGAAAGATGCTGGCCCGGTCCATCAGTTTGCCCTGCTCGTCGAGGCACACGACCTTGCAACCCGTGCGGAAACCGGGGTCGACCGCCATGATGCGGCGGCGGCCCAGGGGAGGCGCCATCAGCAGCTCCCGCAGGTTCCGCGCGAAAACGAGGGTCGCCTCCTGCTCGGCCTTCTGCCGGACA is part of the Gemmatimonadota bacterium genome and harbors:
- a CDS encoding MoaD/ThiS family protein, whose amino-acid sequence is MAIIYIPSLMRDLTGGKEIIHVEGADMRQIIANLETAYPGFKQRLLEEGTQRIKPNIAVMIDGRNARRILLDKVNEKSEIHFLPAISGGV
- a CDS encoding (2Fe-2S)-binding protein, giving the protein MSKKVHVQTTINGEAVDFLCEPRNSLLEVLRDDLDLTGAKEGCNNGNCGACNVIMDGRLVNSCCVLGVEADGCEITTIEGIGSAANLHPLQQKFLEHAALQCGICTPGFIVSAKALLDENPNPSEDEVRYWLAGNLCRCTGYDKIVRAVLDARNGA
- a CDS encoding ATP-binding protein is translated as DGQSGESDDVFAGSIAFRWGKRGGKGALEPIVHPDLVDLVDLFGLDREIGILERNTRQFVRGMPANNVLIWGERGTGKSSVVKGLLARFAGEGLRMIEVRRQDLTDLPEIVELLWDRPERFVLFCDDLSFMEGESVYLELKALLEGSLSARPDNVLVYATSNRRHLMPEKLADNTLRFSPDDDEIHPQETVEEKISLSDRFGLSIGFYRITQDTYFRIVRHLADQRGLDMDAGLLRRESLRWLQRASGRSGRVARQFVDDLEGRLNLGELP
- a CDS encoding S1 RNA-binding domain-containing protein; the protein is MSNDTHITKISGELGIRPEQVEAVARLLDEEATVPFIARYRKERTGSLDEVAVSAIRDRIGQLRELEKRRTSILASLKDRALLTDELESKIRAAETLTALEDTYLPYRPKRRTRATAARERGLEPLAERIFGQEEMDLESETADYVDPEKKVETAEDALAGARDIIAEWINEDTTARSALRRLFHEKADIRSTVVAEKESSGIKFRDYFDWSEPAVKAPSHRVLAMRRGEKEDVLRMTIAPPEGEAIARLEELFVKGEGPASEQVRLAVTDGYRRLLSLSLETELRSLVRQKAEQEATLVFARNLRELLMAPPLGRRRIMAVDPGFRTGCKVVCLDEQGKLMDRASIFPHSGDKKKERAARIVRSLHEQYDFDAIAVGNGTAGRETTQFLRTIELEGDPSIVLVNESGASVYSASSEARQEFPRLDVTVRGAISIGRRLMDPLAELVKIDPKSIGVGQYQHDVDQSSLKKSLDDVVTSCVNNVGVEVNTASAQLLSYVSGIGPALAKHIVAHREKAGPFVSRTDLQQVPNLGPRAFEQAAGFLRIGNGENPLDASAVHPESYEIVDRMASDQSCSVKELMDDSAVRGRIELDTYVNETVGLPTLEDILEELARPGRDPREEFKPVQYTEGVHSIDEVKEGMRLNGVVTNVTNFGAFVDVGVHLDGLVHISQLVDRYVKHAGEAVKVGQLVEVRVLGVDHERNRISLSMREGKERGNGKPERRRRRRPSKRRQDGRTDGGNVKAAEHTRTEGQAEASVNADGTPKTEASGKTEASGKVVSRKNRRKKPANRKSAGQRGSAANKVLTVDHLLKLNRKL
- a CDS encoding xanthine dehydrogenase family protein subunit M; translated protein: MHAFDYATPESVADAVVMLSDQGKNACVLAGGTDLIVQLRENRRRTDLVVDVKKIAELNALSYDAATGLTVGAAVPCYRIYGDAEIAAAYPGLMDAARLVGGTGIQGRASLGGNLCNASPAGDTIPPMIVLSGEAEIAGPNGTRKVAVEDFCTAPGRTVLEDGEFLVSLHFPAPQPNSGAFYRRFIPRNEMDIAVVGVGASVVLSADKSSFVSARIAVGAVAPTPLFVREAGDALSGAPVSDEAIRRAADIARDAARPISDMRGTAEYRKHLTSVLTRRVVEGAVQRAKE
- a CDS encoding xanthine dehydrogenase family protein molybdopterin-binding subunit; protein product: MSQNGHKVIGTRPIRHDGVDKVTGRAIYGADIQLTGLLHGAIKRSPHPHARIKNIDTSRAEAHPGVRAVVTAHDLPQIADKLADLGEAIVNLRDASNNVLAYGKVLYKGHAVAGVAAINLHVAQEAVELIDVEYEALPHVTGVLEAMEDGAPILHEDMKTTSMGEETDKVSNVANHFQHKMGEPDDGFAEADVVIEREFTTQTVHQGYIETHNATAHWNEEGQLTIWTSTQGAFSVRDQMAEILQMPVSKVKIVPLEIGGGFGGKISVYLDPVAALLSKTTGHPVKMTMTRDEVFEGTGPTPGSYLKVKMGATNDGRLTAATAYMAYEAGAYPGSPVGAGAGCIFTPYDIPNVQIDGYDVCVNKPKTNAYRAPGATNAAYAAETVVDEISEKLGVDPLEFRVKNGAKEGTRRADGPVHPRVGCIETTEAALNSEHYRSSLAKSVNGKVRGRGVASGYWFNFNGGRSAISVSINPDGTINMLEGSTDIGGTRASIAMQLAETIGLEATDIKPYVVDTDSIGYTDVTGGSRTTFGTGYAAHATGQALIREMKERASKLWDVPADAIDFEDGVFSYRDDAEKRGSFKELASQAGDAGGPVVAQVSTNPDGSGGGAFATHVVDVEIDRETGKVDILRYTAVQDAGTAIHPSYVEGQMQGGVVQGIGWGLNEEYIYNDDGSMTNASFLDYRMPTTLDLPMIETIIVEVPNESHPYGVRGVGEVPIVPPPAALANAIYDATGVRLRDLPMSPPRVQKALAENGG